The sequence ACGCCCGCACGGCCCTGGGCTTCGGCCCGGCCACCGCGCGGCCCGTCATCGAGCGCGCGGCCCTTTCCGCCTACGTGGAGCTGCCGAACGGCCAGAGCGCGGAGCTCGACGGGATCAACCAGGCTCGCTGGGACGACCAGATCGTGGCCTACACCGACCGCTGGGGGACCCGCACCCGGACCGAGGGCAAGCCCGGCGCTCTCGAGGTGGCGGTGGCTCCCGACGGCCAGGTCATGGCCCTCGGGTCGAACGATTTGCCCATCCCCTCCGGGGGCTTCGTCCTCTCGGCCCTGGGATCGCCTGCGGGCTGGCTCGGCGAGACCCTCAAGCCCGGCATGAAGGTCAAGCTCCAGGTGCCCCTGAGCGACTACTTCGAAGGGGTCGAGCACGTGCTGGGGGGCGGCCCGCGCCTGGTGGACGCGGGCGAGGTCCGGGTCACCAGCGAGGCCGAGCGCTTCCAGGCGGACGTGGCCCGCGGGCGCGCGCCGCGCACCGCCGTGGGGGTCACGGCCACCGGCGAGCTGGTCATCGTCGCGGTGGACGGCCGTTCGGCCAACGAGTCGGTGGGACTGACCTTGAGCGAGCTGGGTGAGCTGATGCGCGAGCTCGGCGCTCGGGACGCCATGAACCTGGACGGCGGCGGCTCGACGGCCTTCGTGCTGGAAGGGAAGCTGATGAACAAGCCCTCGGACGGCTCCGAGCGGCCGGTCAGCAACGCCCTCTTGATCTGGGGCGACAGGCCGCCCACGTCTTTCTAAATCCCTTCAAGCTTGAGAAACCTCTACTCGCTTCCCTGCCCCCAGGTGGGCGGGGGGGAATGATTAGAACAACAACGGGCGGCGAGTCTGAACTCGCCGCCCGTTGTTGTTCTTGAGGTTTAGTACTCGCCGGTCTGGGTGCCGGTCTGACCGCCGTAGTTGTTGTAGTTGCCGCCGGTCGAGGTGTTGCGCCAGTCGTAGGCCCGCTGCATCAGGTAACCCTGCTTGCCGACGATGAGGCCATCCCCCTGGGGCAGGACGTGGATGCCGTTGAACTCCTTCGACAGGTTGTAGTACTGGAAGTTGTTGTCGATCCGGTAGGTGGTGCCGTCGAAGCCGAGCAGGTTGCCGTACACTTCGCTGATGGTGCCGCTGAACCAGGAACCGGGGTCGGGCAGGCGGTTGGGATCCACCGTGCCGCCGAGGATCCAGCCCTTGTTGCCGTCGATCATCGAGATGCCGCGCAGGGGAACCTGGTCGAGGAACTTGACGCCGGCTTCGTTCGCTTCCTTCACCTTCCAGTTCGAGAAGTTGACGACGTTGCTGCCGCGGCCGTCGCAGACGAGCATCAGGCCGCGCTTGACGCCGAGCAGATCCTTCTGGCTGCCGACCGCGTAACCCTGCTGGTCGTTGAACATCTGGAGGCCGAAGAGCTCCGAGTCGCGACCGATGCCGAAGCCGACCGGCAGCGAGCTCTTCTCCCAGCGCGTGCCGTCGAAGTGCAGCACCAGGGCGTTGTCACCATCGGAGCCGACCGCCCAACCCGACGAGGGACCGAGCATCTGCACGGCGTTGATGTGACCGCTCTTGTTGTACGAGTTGTCACGGGTCCAGGAGGTGCCGTTCCACTTCATCAGCAGGACCTTGCCGGCCGCGTCGCGGCCCGCAGCCCAGGCGGTGCCGTCCGCGAGCGCCGAAACGCCGAGGAGGGAACCGTTGACGCCGGTGTTGGTGCCGACCCAGCTGCCGCCGCGGTACTGCATCGCGATCGCCGGGGTGGTGGCCTTGAAGCTGTTGCCCTGGTGACCGACCATCCAGCCGCTACCGGCGGCGGCGAAGTCAGCCCCACGCCAGGTGTAGGCGGCGTTGCCGCCGGGGACCAGCTGCCAGGAACCGTTGAGGAGGTGAAGCAGGGTGCCGTTAGCGCCGCCGACCCAGGCCTCCTTGGGGGAGACCATCTTCGCCGCGTAGAGATCGGCACTGGTGGGGCTCTGGACCTGCTGCCAGCTGTAGACGGCAGGGGCGATGGTGACGGTGACGTCCG is a genomic window of bacterium containing:
- a CDS encoding phosphodiester glycosidase family protein — its product is MHPLAVLFAALPLVATPSVAPRPAGGASASVTPANPASTLVGMRVESSPEAVTLWLELTRPVAAVETVTPGAYRLRLAGMSGDRLLLFDQPINDPILKGLRWEQEGPDPVLVVPWGYRLPTRVDATLEAPYRLKVTLQKVFSESLRREVAPGISHQAIRRGTPFGPLSIHALRVDPKAPGVRVAPAMAASQGNFGLETVSAIAQRHQALAAVNGAYFGRGGLPLGLLMIDRKLVTGPIYARTALGFGPATARPVIERAALSAYVELPNGQSAELDGINQARWDDQIVAYTDRWGTRTRTEGKPGALEVAVAPDGQVMALGSNDLPIPSGGFVLSALGSPAGWLGETLKPGMKVKLQVPLSDYFEGVEHVLGGGPRLVDAGEVRVTSEAERFQADVARGRAPRTAVGVTATGELVIVAVDGRSANESVGLTLSELGELMRELGARDAMNLDGGGSTAFVLEGKLMNKPSDGSERPVSNALLIWGDRPPTSF